From the Bacillus sp. SM2101 genome, one window contains:
- a CDS encoding TetR/AcrR family transcriptional regulator has protein sequence MRKIDPKLREQMRKTYAQKLMSIIRVQGFNSLKIQDIAEHMQISKATLYNYFSSKEEILNEITVNYIEYFKQGEQTIENNQFTYIERFQKVFEQEVLTAIYISELFLEELKIGFPNLYEEIIFARRKRKTTIKYFYEQGMKEGVFHSLNPQILLMQDEVALRKLLEPTYLLEEGLTTKQALLDYYEAKKIQIIKSETLLSASDEAMTEIIEHLSRKLATSYL, from the coding sequence ATGCGTAAGATTGATCCTAAGTTAAGGGAACAAATGAGAAAAACATATGCACAAAAATTAATGAGTATCATTCGAGTTCAAGGATTTAATTCACTTAAAATTCAAGATATAGCTGAGCATATGCAAATTAGCAAAGCGACACTTTACAATTATTTCTCTTCAAAAGAAGAAATATTAAATGAAATAACGGTTAACTATATTGAATATTTTAAGCAAGGCGAACAAACCATTGAAAATAATCAATTTACTTATATAGAACGTTTCCAAAAAGTTTTTGAGCAAGAAGTACTAACGGCTATATATATTTCTGAATTGTTTTTAGAAGAATTGAAAATTGGTTTTCCAAATTTATATGAAGAAATTATTTTTGCAAGAAGAAAAAGAAAAACGACCATTAAATATTTTTATGAACAAGGGATGAAAGAAGGGGTTTTTCATTCATTAAATCCTCAAATTCTGCTTATGCAAGATGAGGTTGCATTAAGAAAATTACTAGAACCAACCTATTTATTAGAAGAAGGCTTAACGACTAAACAGGCTTTATTAGATTATTACGAAGCAAAAAAAATACAAATCATAAAAAGTGAAACACTGCTATCTGCAAGCGATGAAGCAATGACAGAGATCATTGAACATCTTTCTCGCAAATTAGCAACGTCATATTTATAA
- a CDS encoding MFS transporter, with the protein MVIAIINIEVMIMYKKIFQNRNFLRFFLGGAVSQLGDRLTGWAFLFLTIEMTGSALHTTGMVIAETIPYVLFGLIGGVVADQVNKKKLLIIIDMLRAPIILSLVIIEYMNLLTYPVLLVFAFIIQSFGCFFNPCHRAMLPAITSIEERTVANSLIDTVSRGISVLGPFIAVLFINTVGVIHFFTFDVFSYLISAFFIFKIQINETKSIVIKKSLVAAYGSIKEFFMWVQKNVQVRNLFTITFIVVFFNTWVWDVGILLMIVEFSDKSETIYSTLQGVFGLVVVSVNLLIPLIFKQMNLKTYLYGSLVWGIGIVILTWTTQLYTIFIAIIIIGIGMPMSGLSRVFLIQKLVPEHMHGRGFSFNAVLLYLANVLSLSLFGILTLFINIQTIFLLSGLIIILTSLYSLSRILFSKHSWGNIVHFLK; encoded by the coding sequence ATGGTGATTGCTATCATTAATATTGAGGTGATGATCATGTATAAAAAAATATTTCAAAATCGTAATTTCCTTCGCTTTTTTTTAGGAGGAGCTGTATCACAATTAGGAGATCGGTTAACTGGATGGGCATTTTTATTTTTGACAATAGAAATGACAGGTTCTGCTCTTCATACTACGGGGATGGTCATTGCAGAAACAATTCCATACGTTTTATTCGGTTTAATTGGCGGTGTGGTAGCTGACCAGGTAAATAAAAAGAAGCTGTTAATTATAATTGACATGTTAAGAGCACCGATTATTTTATCCTTGGTTATAATAGAATATATGAATTTATTAACATACCCTGTATTACTTGTTTTCGCGTTTATCATCCAAAGTTTTGGCTGTTTTTTTAATCCGTGTCATCGAGCGATGCTCCCAGCGATTACATCAATTGAGGAGAGAACAGTTGCAAACAGCTTGATTGATACAGTGTCTAGAGGGATTTCTGTATTAGGCCCGTTTATAGCTGTCTTGTTCATAAATACGGTTGGTGTAATACACTTTTTTACATTTGATGTATTTTCATATCTCATTAGTGCTTTCTTCATTTTTAAAATACAAATAAATGAAACAAAATCAATAGTTATTAAGAAAAGTTTGGTTGCAGCATATGGATCAATTAAAGAGTTTTTTATGTGGGTACAGAAAAATGTACAAGTGAGGAATTTGTTCACTATTACTTTTATCGTTGTTTTTTTTAATACGTGGGTTTGGGATGTAGGGATACTATTAATGATCGTGGAATTCAGTGATAAGAGTGAAACGATCTATTCTACACTGCAAGGGGTTTTTGGGTTAGTAGTCGTAAGTGTAAATTTACTTATTCCCCTTATCTTTAAACAAATGAATTTGAAAACGTATTTATATGGGTCACTTGTATGGGGAATAGGTATTGTAATTTTAACATGGACTACACAGTTATATACGATATTTATTGCTATCATCATTATTGGTATAGGTATGCCAATGTCTGGCCTTTCTCGAGTATTTCTCATTCAAAAATTAGTTCCAGAACACATGCACGGAAGGGGCTTTAGCTTTAATGCTGTACTATTATATTTAGCAAATGTTCTATCGTTAAGCTTATTCGGAATCTTAACGTTATTCATTAACATCCAAACAATCTTTTTGCTATCAGGATTGATAATTATATTAACTTCATTATATTCTCTATCGCGCATACTTTTTTCTAAACATAGTTGGGGTAATATTGTACATTTTCTTAAATAA
- a CDS encoding DUF2837 family protein yields MFTIISIIIFFTIVIHSVETLSYSIRLGGVRLRKLAVSLSLTGVVLLVARTSNMFHVVLLGGIIDQAKVNTSIDIIPILRLVLLSATIGTFIAILLFPSMTRLAVKVIKRFEIEGSVIRLFSTTNIQKLKHTAKYVKYPRFQMLHRLRIGGIPKRILLTNMIVTAIYTSGVLASLYASLLNDETSTASLMTTGVINGFATILLTIFLDPQVALLTEKSMLHPKGADKMAETYGWLMISRLFGTILAQLFLIPSAYIIVWITKLTNLLIY; encoded by the coding sequence ATGTTTACAATAATTTCTATTATTATTTTTTTTACTATTGTTATACATAGTGTTGAAACATTATCTTATAGCATACGTTTAGGAGGGGTTCGACTTAGAAAACTTGCAGTTTCATTATCGTTAACAGGTGTTGTTTTATTAGTTGCAAGGACATCGAATATGTTTCATGTAGTTTTACTCGGTGGAATCATTGATCAAGCTAAAGTGAATACGAGTATTGATATCATACCTATTTTACGATTAGTACTTTTAAGCGCAACCATTGGAACATTTATTGCGATATTGCTATTTCCTTCTATGACAAGATTAGCTGTTAAGGTCATAAAACGATTTGAAATAGAGGGATCTGTTATTAGGCTTTTTAGTACGACGAATATTCAAAAACTGAAACATACGGCCAAATACGTAAAATACCCTAGATTTCAAATGTTACATAGACTCCGGATTGGCGGCATACCAAAAAGAATATTACTTACTAATATGATAGTAACTGCTATTTATACTTCAGGGGTTCTCGCATCGTTATATGCTTCTTTACTAAATGATGAAACATCAACAGCTTCGTTAATGACTACAGGGGTTATAAATGGCTTTGCCACAATTTTACTTACTATCTTTTTAGATCCTCAGGTTGCATTGTTAACTGAAAAATCAATGCTTCATCCTAAAGGTGCTGATAAGATGGCTGAAACATATGGCTGGTTAATGATATCAAGGCTCTTTGGCACAATATTAGCGCAATTATTTTTAATTCCATCTGCGTATATAATTGTATGGATAACTAAATTAACTAATCTATTAATATATTAA
- the odhB gene encoding 2-oxoglutarate dehydrogenase complex dihydrolipoyllysine-residue succinyltransferase, with the protein MKEIKVPELAESVTEGTVSEWFKHKGDSISKGEAIVELETDKINIEIYAEYDGVLEDILAEPGEVVFVDQVIAKVNDNREVLTSNESFSNVATEETVHGDQPKIDVREGEQTNKMSSQNERPIATPAARKKARELGIDLKKVDSSDLLGRIRPENVINYATSIQEKQDKSTITDNAQPPFTDLTQPKQIERIPMSRRRQTIAHHLVQAQQQAAMLTTFNEVDMTAIINLRNRKKQRFEEKYDVRLGYMSFFTKAVVGALKAFPMLNAEIQDNEILLKRYYDIGIAVSAEEGLVVPVLRGANQLSFADIEKGIRNLASKAREKKLSLQDLQGGTFTITNGGVFGSLFSTPILNAPQVGILGMHKIQKKPIVIDEDDTIAVRPMMYIALSYDHRIIDGREAVQFLVHVKELVEDPESLLLDG; encoded by the coding sequence ATGAAAGAAATTAAAGTACCGGAACTCGCAGAATCTGTTACAGAAGGTACGGTTTCTGAGTGGTTCAAGCATAAGGGTGATTCCATTTCCAAAGGTGAAGCGATAGTAGAGTTAGAAACTGACAAAATTAATATAGAAATTTATGCAGAATATGATGGAGTATTAGAGGATATTTTAGCTGAGCCAGGTGAAGTTGTTTTTGTAGATCAAGTAATTGCGAAAGTAAATGATAACAGAGAAGTTCTTACTTCAAACGAGTCATTTTCTAATGTTGCTACCGAAGAAACAGTTCATGGTGATCAACCGAAAATAGATGTACGTGAGGGAGAGCAAACGAACAAAATGTCATCACAAAATGAGCGTCCGATAGCGACACCAGCCGCTAGGAAAAAAGCTAGAGAATTAGGGATTGATCTAAAAAAAGTTGATTCAAGTGATTTACTCGGTCGTATTAGACCTGAAAATGTCATAAACTATGCTACTTCAATCCAAGAAAAGCAAGATAAATCAACGATAACTGACAATGCTCAACCACCTTTCACTGACCTTACTCAACCTAAACAAATTGAACGGATTCCAATGTCACGGCGCCGTCAAACAATTGCACACCATTTAGTTCAAGCGCAACAACAAGCAGCGATGTTGACTACTTTTAATGAAGTAGATATGACAGCAATTATAAATTTGCGTAATAGGAAAAAGCAAAGGTTTGAAGAAAAATATGATGTTCGCCTTGGCTATATGTCTTTTTTTACGAAAGCAGTTGTAGGTGCATTAAAAGCCTTTCCAATGTTAAATGCTGAAATTCAAGACAACGAAATTTTACTAAAACGATATTATGATATCGGTATTGCTGTGTCAGCAGAAGAGGGCTTAGTTGTTCCAGTTCTCCGTGGTGCTAACCAATTAAGTTTTGCAGACATTGAAAAGGGAATTAGGAATTTGGCCTCTAAAGCTAGAGAAAAAAAATTATCACTTCAGGATTTACAAGGAGGTACATTTACGATTACTAATGGTGGTGTGTTCGGTTCATTGTTTTCAACTCCAATTTTAAATGCACCCCAAGTAGGGATATTAGGGATGCATAAAATTCAAAAAAAACCGATTGTTATTGATGAAGATGATACGATTGCAGTTCGACCAATGATGTATATTGCTCTTTCTTATGACCATAGAATTATTGACGGCAGAGAAGCAGTGCAATTCCTTGTCCATGTAAAAGAACTGGTAGAGGACCCTGAATCATTATTACTTGATGGATAA
- a CDS encoding helix-turn-helix domain-containing protein has product METNLIIEHKNGLLLNRTTKLGERSWRNDPVYKFIFSINGKSHYQMKQTDVTLHENSFLLINPMEDHKQLSIEKEKLLIELDVKELQAASESLLQYGGNDIYFAQMPHYNPQLTKWVQFVKDFVSLENDSLDSLQSFIDHSTSQLAIMLMKYSINSHSPNWPSQLFESPNEQIQKTIKAMKESYNHKWTLDDMASIAHLSKYQLSHIFKEKIGISPYSWLQLYRLYKSQHLLVHSKKTIIEIALTCGFSSIHTYNQLFKKMYNITPTMFRKKYAR; this is encoded by the coding sequence ATGGAAACAAATCTGATAATTGAACATAAAAATGGTCTGTTGTTAAATAGGACAACTAAGTTAGGAGAAAGAAGCTGGCGGAATGATCCTGTTTACAAATTCATTTTTTCAATAAATGGAAAGAGTCATTATCAAATGAAACAAACAGATGTAACACTACATGAAAATAGTTTTCTATTAATTAATCCAATGGAAGATCATAAACAATTATCTATAGAAAAAGAAAAATTGCTAATTGAATTAGATGTTAAAGAACTTCAAGCTGCATCCGAGTCTCTATTACAATATGGTGGGAATGATATTTACTTTGCACAAATGCCGCACTACAATCCGCAATTGACAAAGTGGGTACAATTTGTGAAAGATTTCGTGAGCCTTGAAAATGATAGTCTAGATTCATTACAGAGTTTTATAGATCATAGTACGTCACAGCTCGCAATAATGCTGATGAAATATTCCATTAATAGCCACTCACCGAATTGGCCAAGTCAACTATTTGAATCTCCGAATGAACAAATCCAAAAGACGATTAAGGCCATGAAGGAAAGCTATAACCATAAATGGACGTTAGATGATATGGCATCTATCGCTCATCTAAGTAAATACCAATTGTCTCATATTTTCAAAGAAAAAATCGGCATATCGCCTTATTCATGGCTTCAATTATATCGCTTATATAAAAGTCAACATTTACTCGTGCATTCAAAAAAAACAATTATCGAAATCGCATTAACTTGTGGTTTTTCATCAATTCACACTTATAATCAATTATTTAAGAAAATGTACAATATTACCCCAACTATGTTTAGAAAAAAGTATGCGCGATAG
- a CDS encoding 2-oxoglutarate dehydrogenase E1 component encodes MTNRKHGFQWQSFSGPNMAYVQEQYELFCNNPNQVDDSIKQLFVKWGPPTFSTNKHCESQNNQSDQLSKVASAIQLVTMIRTKGHLYAKINPLHQHFNVNASSPNFLNLETYHLTKNDLNNMTADIIWEHAPHSIRTGLSAIEKLKELYTSSLSFEFNHVQDLEERAWLYKVVETESLYEELPQEQKVSLLERLIEVESFEMFLHKTFAAQKRFSIEGLDMLVPMLDEIIYANAKTGTKDILIGMAHRGRLNVLAHVLRKPYEKIFAEFHHAPNKHLVPSEGSTGINYGWTGDVKYHLGADLNIHEQESIHTKIHLANNPSHLEFVNPVVQGFTRAAQENRQKRGFPIQNQSSALSILIHGDAAFPGEGIVAESLNLSRLRGYQTGGTIHIIANNQIGFTTSPVDSRSTLYASDIVKGFEIPIIHVNADDPEACLVAVRLASQYREKFKKDFLIDLVGYRRYGHNETDDPMATQPLTYNLIHKHTRVAEKYAEQLYEKGQFSVERFNNYRQFVNNKLSDSNKQITAQENTNDKTSLNERLSSNFSEKKTPITEKQLLDINTSLVEWPEDLYVYPKLKKILMRRKETLNEQGKVDWGLAEVLALASIISDGTPIRMTGQDIERGTFAHRHIVINDYQTDRKFSALHNMDHSKASFAVYNSPLSEAAVLGFEYGYSVYASDTLVIWEAQFGDFVNAAQVIIDQFISAGRAKWGQKSGLVMLLPHGYEGQGPEHSSARLERFLTLSAENNWTVANVTSSAQYFLILKRQAAMLSDEGVRPLIIMTPKSLLRDTKAMSYIEEFTNQQFQEVIEHPLVGEDYEAVTRLILCTGKIAVDIVSELETRSTIASRNIHILRIEQLYPFPKEEIIQKIQRFPNLAEVFWVQEEPKNMGAWEFIYKLLQPSLQRVKFDYIGRPYHSSPATGEHVIHKLEQEQIIQQALKITEEWA; translated from the coding sequence ATGACAAACAGAAAACATGGCTTTCAATGGCAATCGTTTTCTGGACCAAACATGGCGTATGTTCAAGAGCAATATGAGTTATTTTGTAATAACCCGAATCAAGTGGATGATAGTATTAAACAATTATTTGTTAAGTGGGGACCGCCTACTTTTTCAACTAATAAGCATTGTGAATCTCAAAACAACCAATCAGACCAATTATCAAAAGTTGCTTCGGCAATTCAGCTTGTTACAATGATCCGAACAAAGGGACATTTGTATGCAAAAATTAATCCGCTCCATCAGCATTTTAATGTAAATGCTTCTTCACCTAACTTTCTAAACTTAGAGACGTATCATTTAACGAAAAATGATCTGAACAATATGACTGCCGATATTATATGGGAGCATGCACCTCACTCAATACGTACCGGACTTTCTGCTATCGAAAAATTAAAAGAGCTCTATACAAGTTCATTGTCATTCGAATTTAATCACGTACAAGACTTAGAAGAAAGGGCATGGCTATATAAAGTAGTTGAAACTGAGTCTTTGTATGAAGAGTTGCCACAAGAGCAAAAGGTAAGTCTTCTTGAGCGCTTAATTGAAGTTGAGAGCTTTGAAATGTTTTTACACAAAACATTCGCAGCTCAAAAACGGTTTTCAATTGAAGGGCTTGATATGTTAGTTCCAATGTTAGATGAAATTATTTATGCAAATGCAAAAACAGGGACTAAAGACATTCTGATAGGGATGGCACATAGAGGTAGGTTAAATGTGCTGGCTCATGTTTTAAGAAAACCATATGAAAAAATCTTTGCTGAGTTTCATCATGCACCGAATAAACATCTTGTCCCATCTGAAGGATCAACAGGGATAAATTACGGTTGGACGGGTGATGTTAAATACCATTTAGGTGCAGATCTTAATATTCACGAACAAGAAAGTATTCACACAAAAATACACCTCGCGAATAATCCTAGCCATTTAGAATTTGTTAATCCTGTTGTTCAAGGGTTTACCCGTGCAGCCCAAGAAAATCGACAGAAGCGAGGATTCCCGATACAAAACCAAAGTAGTGCATTAAGTATTCTCATTCATGGTGATGCTGCCTTTCCAGGTGAAGGTATCGTAGCAGAATCATTAAATTTAAGCCGATTAAGAGGATATCAAACAGGCGGTACGATACACATTATTGCAAATAATCAAATTGGATTTACTACAAGCCCTGTTGACTCTCGTTCTACATTGTATGCAAGCGATATAGTCAAAGGTTTTGAAATACCTATTATACATGTAAATGCTGATGATCCGGAAGCTTGCTTAGTAGCTGTACGCCTCGCTTCACAATATAGGGAGAAATTTAAGAAAGATTTTCTCATAGATTTGGTAGGTTATCGTCGTTATGGCCATAATGAGACAGATGATCCAATGGCAACACAGCCTTTAACGTATAACTTGATTCATAAGCACACTCGAGTAGCTGAAAAGTATGCTGAGCAACTATATGAGAAGGGACAGTTCAGTGTTGAGCGCTTCAATAATTATAGACAATTTGTGAATAACAAATTATCCGATAGTAATAAACAAATAACTGCACAAGAAAACACGAACGATAAGACCAGCTTAAATGAAAGGTTATCATCTAACTTTTCAGAGAAAAAAACTCCAATAACTGAGAAACAACTACTCGATATTAATACTTCATTAGTCGAATGGCCTGAAGACTTATATGTATACCCGAAATTAAAAAAAATACTGATGAGACGAAAGGAAACGTTGAACGAACAAGGAAAAGTTGATTGGGGGTTAGCTGAAGTGTTAGCGCTTGCATCAATTATTTCTGATGGTACACCGATAAGAATGACAGGCCAAGATATTGAAAGGGGCACATTTGCCCACCGCCATATTGTTATAAATGATTATCAAACTGATAGAAAATTTTCTGCTTTACACAACATGGACCATAGCAAAGCATCTTTTGCGGTATATAATAGTCCATTGTCTGAAGCGGCCGTACTAGGTTTTGAGTATGGATACAGCGTTTATGCTTCAGATACATTGGTTATTTGGGAGGCACAATTTGGAGATTTCGTGAATGCTGCGCAAGTAATCATTGACCAGTTTATATCAGCTGGGAGAGCTAAATGGGGACAGAAGTCAGGGTTAGTCATGCTACTTCCACATGGGTACGAGGGACAAGGGCCAGAACATTCGAGCGCTCGGTTAGAACGTTTTTTAACCTTGTCTGCGGAAAATAATTGGACAGTGGCTAATGTAACTTCCTCTGCGCAATATTTTCTCATTCTCAAAAGGCAAGCAGCTATGTTAAGTGATGAGGGGGTTCGTCCACTAATTATAATGACGCCGAAAAGTTTACTACGTGATACAAAGGCAATGTCATATATTGAGGAATTCACTAATCAGCAATTTCAAGAAGTTATTGAACACCCGCTTGTTGGAGAAGATTATGAGGCTGTGACACGGCTTATTCTTTGTACAGGAAAAATTGCCGTAGATATAGTTTCTGAGCTGGAGACGAGATCCACAATAGCATCACGTAATATTCATATATTACGTATAGAGCAATTATATCCTTTTCCAAAAGAGGAAATTATTCAAAAAATACAACGCTTTCCAAATTTAGCTGAGGTCTTTTGGGTACAGGAAGAACCTAAGAATATGGGGGCTTGGGAATTCATTTATAAGTTGTTACAACCTTCCTTACAGCGTGTGAAATTTGATTATATAGGACGACCGTATCACTCAAGTCCTGCAACAGGAGAGCATGTAATTCATAAGTTGGAACAGGAGCAAATTATACAACAAGCACTGAAAATAACAGAGGAGTGGGCATAA
- a CDS encoding SDR family oxidoreductase, protein MTNKVAIITGASSGIGQATALKLAEQGYQVMLAARREERLKELQAQVKEIGGQASYHVTDVTSFEEMETLAKETINVFGKIDVLVNNAGIMPLSFLNKRKVDEWDKMIDVNIKGVLYGIGAVLPYMEEQKSGHIINISSVAGHRVGPGSSVYSGTKYAVRAITEGLRQEMKSGQNIRTTIICPGAVATELTHTITDEDVIRNFQERYVDLKTLQGKDIANAIAYAVQQPDHVDVNEIIVRPTDQML, encoded by the coding sequence ATGACAAACAAAGTGGCAATCATAACAGGAGCGAGTAGTGGGATTGGTCAGGCAACAGCTTTAAAGTTAGCAGAGCAAGGATATCAAGTGATGTTAGCTGCAAGACGGGAGGAAAGATTAAAGGAATTACAAGCACAAGTTAAGGAAATTGGTGGTCAGGCTTCATATCATGTGACAGATGTAACATCGTTTGAGGAAATGGAAACTTTAGCGAAAGAAACGATCAATGTTTTTGGTAAAATAGACGTACTAGTAAACAATGCAGGGATTATGCCGTTGTCATTTTTGAACAAAAGAAAAGTGGATGAATGGGATAAAATGATTGATGTGAATATAAAAGGAGTACTTTATGGGATCGGAGCTGTTCTACCGTATATGGAAGAACAAAAATCAGGGCACATCATCAACATTTCTTCTGTAGCAGGGCATCGAGTTGGGCCTGGAAGCTCTGTTTATAGTGGTACAAAATATGCTGTAAGAGCTATTACCGAAGGGCTTCGACAAGAAATGAAATCAGGACAAAATATTCGTACAACAATTATTTGTCCTGGAGCAGTTGCAACAGAACTCACTCATACTATTACAGATGAGGATGTTATCCGTAATTTCCAAGAAAGATATGTTGATTTAAAGACATTACAAGGAAAAGACATTGCAAATGCGATTGCGTATGCAGTTCAACAGCCTGATCATGTTGATGTAAATGAAATCATCGTTCGTCCAACAGATCAAATGTTGTAA
- a CDS encoding glutamine--tRNA ligase/YqeY domain fusion protein, producing the protein MDNNSSNFIRPMIKKDLETGKRDHVTTRFPPEPNGYLHIGHALAIITNFDLADEFNGKTNLRFDDTNPLKEDIEFVNSIKQDIEWLGFDWDGLFFASDYFEEMYNRAILLINKGKAYVDDLSPDEIREYRGTLIEPGKDSPYRNRSVEENLDLFKRMRDGEFANGERVLRAKIDMSSPNINLRDPVLYRISHTTHHNTGDKWCIYPVYSFAHPIEDAIEDVTHSLCSLEFEDQRPLYNWVVEESEMDSKPQQIEFGRLNLTNTVMSKRKLKQLVEEGYVDGWDDPRLPTISALRRRGYTPESIRAFIRELGVTKGTGEVDSRMLEHFIRADLKLTSPRTMGVLRPLKVVITNYPEGQVEMLDAEINPENPEMGSRKIPFSREIYIEQEDFMENPPKKYFRLFPGNEVRLKHAYFIKCEEVIKDDDGNVVEIHCTYDPETKSGSGFTGRKVKGTIHWVDANEAIPAEFRLYEPLILDEEEQEEEIQEEKTFIDRVNPNSLQILNGFIEPNMKNVKPQDKFQFFRHGYFNVDPKHNSDEHTVFNLIVSLKSSFRL; encoded by the coding sequence GTGGACAATAACTCATCTAATTTTATTAGACCAATGATAAAGAAGGATTTAGAAACTGGAAAGCGTGATCATGTTACTACTCGTTTTCCACCAGAGCCAAATGGTTACTTACATATAGGTCATGCTTTAGCTATTATTACGAATTTTGATTTAGCTGATGAATTTAATGGGAAAACAAATTTACGCTTTGATGATACAAACCCATTGAAAGAAGATATTGAATTTGTCAATTCAATAAAACAAGATATAGAATGGCTTGGTTTTGATTGGGATGGGTTATTTTTTGCTTCAGATTATTTTGAAGAAATGTATAACCGTGCTATTTTATTAATTAACAAAGGCAAGGCATATGTAGATGACCTTTCCCCAGATGAAATCCGTGAATACCGTGGTACTTTAATTGAACCAGGTAAAGATAGTCCATACCGGAACCGATCTGTGGAAGAAAATCTTGATTTGTTCAAACGCATGCGTGATGGTGAATTTGCTAATGGCGAACGCGTGTTAAGAGCCAAGATCGATATGAGTTCTCCTAATATAAATTTAAGAGATCCAGTTCTTTATCGTATTTCACATACGACACACCATAATACTGGAGATAAGTGGTGTATTTATCCTGTATATAGTTTTGCACATCCGATAGAAGACGCGATAGAAGATGTAACTCACTCACTTTGCTCATTAGAATTTGAAGATCAAAGGCCTTTATATAATTGGGTCGTTGAAGAAAGTGAAATGGACAGCAAGCCACAGCAAATTGAGTTTGGGCGTCTGAACTTAACGAATACTGTAATGAGTAAGCGAAAACTAAAACAATTAGTTGAAGAAGGATATGTTGATGGGTGGGATGACCCACGTTTACCAACTATTTCTGCATTGCGAAGAAGAGGGTATACACCTGAATCTATCCGTGCTTTTATTCGTGAATTAGGTGTAACTAAAGGAACAGGAGAAGTAGATTCTAGAATGCTTGAACATTTTATTAGAGCAGATTTAAAGTTAACTTCACCACGTACGATGGGGGTACTTCGTCCATTGAAGGTAGTCATTACCAATTATCCTGAAGGACAAGTAGAGATGTTAGATGCTGAAATTAATCCTGAAAATCCTGAGATGGGCTCAAGAAAAATTCCATTTTCACGAGAGATATACATTGAACAAGAGGATTTTATGGAGAATCCGCCAAAAAAATATTTCCGACTATTCCCTGGTAATGAAGTGCGATTGAAGCATGCTTATTTCATAAAGTGTGAAGAGGTAATCAAGGATGATGACGGTAATGTTGTTGAAATACATTGTACGTATGATCCTGAAACGAAAAGTGGCTCAGGTTTTACTGGACGTAAAGTGAAAGGTACCATTCATTGGGTTGATGCAAACGAAGCTATTCCTGCAGAATTCCGCTTGTATGAGCCTTTGATTTTAGATGAGGAAGAGCAAGAAGAAGAAATTCAGGAAGAAAAAACATTTATTGATCGTGTAAATCCTAATTCTTTGCAAATCTTAAATGGGTTTATTGAACCTAATATGAAAAATGTAAAACCACAAGATAAATTTCAGTTTTTTAGACACGGATATTTTAATGTAGATCCTAAGCATAATTCTGATGAACATACTGTTTTTAACTTAATTGTTTCATTAAAAAGCTCATTTAGATTGTAA